The Diadema setosum chromosome 4, eeDiaSeto1, whole genome shotgun sequence genome window below encodes:
- the LOC140227803 gene encoding uncharacterized protein, which yields MAQLRAEKKSLRRRWRQADGERASLKGLYEDLKKRYADVRRAEYQCRKRRRRRRERREFYKNPHRFTKRLFEEGVSGSLEVSKEELERHLKATYCDGRREEPFTGVAGLLRPQEPEVSFDLSELKLWEVEAVVKKARAGSAAGQNGLSYKLFKYCPRVRRVLWRILRVLWRERIVPVSWCVAEGVYIPKERDAKGIGQFRPISLLNVDGKILFSVLARRLSAFVMKNKFVDTSIQKAGIPGFPGCTEHVQMIWESIQRCKREKEDVDVIWLDLANAYGSVPHRYLSFALEFFWVPRVIREMVQSYYSQFRMRFTTQTYTTEWQALEIGIPMGCPVSPLLFVLGMEVLTRCVAPRIEGLMLAADVVVPSIRAFMDDLTIVSGNETQVKDGLHRLEELVAWTRMKFKAKKSRSVSVRKGKVVARSFQIGGEDIPQVTEQGVKSLGRWYEGKLNDRHRGVQIYEKVVEWLKRVDRTLIPGNAKVWCCQFGLLPRIMWQLQVYEVAVSRVERMQQKMNSYYRKWLGVPRMLTDLAFFCRSGRLQLPMTSVVEEFKAGKVRLVMMMRESKDQVIAGVRPPIRTGRKWRAEEAADEAVAMAKWKEMQGAVQVVRWYSKQGRKGRRELVVEAVKEKEEEYRFAKAVQQGVQGAWTRWEGVEQRKVSWNDLWSMSSGAVRFMISSTFDVLPSPVNLQRWGIVEDGGCRVCNRAKGSLEHILSACGGLLQAYTWRHNQVLKEMAEVARVAVEARKKNGPPRVRGIRFVKEGVRCSVRKKGQRDDGGGILAAGDDWEVRVDEGNRTVPEEVVVTALRPDMVLVARSVHRLAMVELTVPWETRMDEARERKLDRYAELREECEKRGWRAEVHTVEVGCRGYAGRSGEENIPM from the exons ATGGCCCAATTGAGGGCGGAGAAGAAGAGCTTGCGGCGTAGGTGGAGGCAGGCAGACGGAGAAAGGGCTAGTCTGAAGGGTCTGTATGAGGACCTGAAGAAGAGGTATGCGGATGTTAGGAGGGCAGAATATCAGTGTAGGaagcggaggaggaggaggagggagaggagggagtTCTATAAGAATCCGCACAGGTTCACAAAGAGGTTGTTTGAGGAAGGGGTTTCAGGAAGTTTGGAGGTGTCGAAGGAAGAGCTCGAGAGGCATCTGAAGGCCACATACTGTGATGGGAGGAGAGAGGAGCCTTTTACTGGGGTGGCAGGGCTATTGAGGCCACAGGAGCCAGAGGTCAGTTTTGACTTGAGTGAGTTGAAGTTGTGGGAGGTTGAAGCCGTGGTAAAAAAGGCCCGAGCTGGCAGTGCAGCTGGGCAGAATGGCTTGTCCTACAAGCTGTTCAAGTACTGTCCTCGTGTCCGAAGGGTGCTGTGGCGGATCCTAAGGGTGCTATGGCGGGAGCGGATTGTTCCAGTCAGCTGGTGTGTGGCAGAAGGGGTATATATCCCAAAGGAGAGGGATGCCAAAGGCATTGGCCAGTTTAGACCGATTTCGCTTCTCAACGTGGATGGTAAGATCCTCTTTAGTGTCTTAGCGAGGCGGTTGTCAGCATTTGTCATGAAGAACAAGTTTGTGGACACCTCTATACAGAAGGCAGGGATACCAGGTTTCCCTGGGTGCACGGAGCATGTCCAGATGATTTGGGAGTCAATCCAGAGGTGCAAACGTGAGAAGGAGGATGTGGATGTCATCTGGTTAGATCTTGCAAATGCATATGGATCAGTTCCTCACAGGTATCTCAGCTTTGCTCTTGAGTTTTTCTGGGTCCCTAGGGTGATCCGGGAGATGGTGCAGAGCTACTACAGCCAGTTCAGGATGAGATTCACGACCCAGACTTACACAACAGAATGGCAAGCGCTAGAAATTGGCATCCCCATGGGGTGTCCAGTCTCGCCGCTGCTGTTTGTCCTTGGGATGGAAGTGTTAACCCGGTGTGTGGCCCCGAGAATTGAGGGGTTGATGCTGGCTGCAGATGTGGTTGTGCCATCGATTAGGGCTTTCATGGATGATCTCACAATCGTGTCTGGCAACGAGACCCAGGTCAAAGATGGCCTCCATAGGTTAGAGGAGTTGGTGGCCTGGACACGGATGAAGTTCAAGGCCAAGAAGAGCCGCTCAGTGTCAGTGCGGAAGGGGAAGGTGGTCGCAAGGAGTTTTCAGATTGGGGGAGAAGATATCCCTCAGGTCACTGAGCAGGGGGTAAAGAGCCTTGGGCGGTGGTATGAGGGCAAGTTGAATGACAGGCACCGAGGAGTTCAGATCTATGAGAAAGTGGTGGAGTGGTTGAAGAGGGTGGACAGGACACTCATCCCTGGGAATGCGAAGGTGTGGTGCTGCCAGTTTGGCTTGCTACCACGGATCATGTGGCAACTGCAGGTGTATGAGGTGGCAGTGTCCAGGGTTGAGAGGATGCAGCAGAAGATGAACTCGTACTACCGGAAGTGGTTAGGCGTTCCAAGAATGCTTACAGATCTGGCATTCTTTTGCAGATCAGGCAGGTTGCAATTGCCTATGACGTCAGTGGTGGAGGAGTTTAAAGCTGGCAAGGTTAggctagtgatgatgatgagggagTCAAAGGACCAGGTAATAGCAGGAGTTAGGCCACCGATCCGCACAGGGAGGAAGTGGAGGGCGGAGGAGGCTGCGGACGAGGCAGTGGCAATGGCAAAGTGGAAGGAGATGCAGGGTGCGGTTCAG GTTGTTAGATGGTACAGCAAGCAAGGCAGGAAGGGTAGGAGGGAGTTGGTGGTGGAGGCGGttaaggagaaggaggaggagtaCCGCTTTGCCAAGGCTGTACAGCAGGGAGTGCAGGGAGCATGGACCCGATGGGAAGGGGTGGAGCAGAGGAAGGTGTCATGGAATGACCTTTGGTCAATGTCCTCTGGAGCTGTGCGCTTCATGATCAGTTCCACCTTTGATGTTTTGCCGTCTCCAGTAAATCTTCAGAGATGGGGCATTGTGGAGGATGGTGGATGCAGGGTCTGCAACAGGGCGAAGGGCTCACTAGAGCACATTTTGTCAGCATGTGGAGGTCTATTACAGGCCTATACATGGAGGCATAACCAAGTGTTGAAGGAGATGGCGGAGGTGGCGAGGGTGGCAGTGGAGGCAAGGAAGAAGAATGGGCCTCCTAGGGTGAGGGGAATCCGGTTTGTGAAGGAGGGTGTGAGATGCAGTGTGAGAAAGAAGGGTCAGAGGGATGATGGTGGGGGAATCTTAGCAGCGGGGGATGATTGGGAGGTGCGGGTGGATGAGGGAAACCGTACAGTGCCAGAGGAGGTGGTAGTAACTGCCCTTCGGCCGGACATGGTGCTGGTAGCTAGGTCTGTGCACAGGTTAGCAATGGTGGAGCTGACTGTGCCATGGGAGACAAGGATGGATGAGGCAAGGGAAAGAAAGTTGGATAGGTATGCTGAGTTGAGGGAGGAGTGTGAGAAAAGGGGGTGGAGAGCGGAGGTGCATACTGTAGAGGTGGGGTGCAGGGGATATGCTGGTCGATCG GGAGAAGAGAATATACCGATGTGA